CCTAATgttgcatatatattttttttcttttacagatcaGTGGTACAACCATCAACTTTCCTACAAAACGCCTGAAAACTATTTTTAAATTAACCAAGCAAGTCTTCCCTGGTGGAATACAAGACATGACTGACAATGATAAGAGCCAAATTTTTTATGGAGAAAACTGGAACAATATGTGTACTATTTTTGCAGATTATACTTTCATTTAAGTGGCTTGCTATGGATAACAAATGTTGATTTTTGGACACTAAATCTTGTGCTAAAGTTAGGAACTTTATGACCAAATGGATTAAGCCAGTGTTTTTTTTGACCAGGTCTTTTTTTGTCAGAGGTGCAATGCAGATTATTTTCTTATTTTATCATGGTTAGTAAATACTGCACCAAAGAACTTTGTGAAAATAAGATTTGGAGCCACTGGTGTAGGTGATGGAGCCAGAGAAAGGCCAGAAGAGCACAAGGAAGTTGGAGGAAGGTGTAAGGAAAAGGCCAAACAAAGGAGACGAGGTGCAAGGCACAGTATCTTCAGCAGAAGACTATAAAGTTGGTGGTCAAGAAGAGCTACCACACTCACGTCCTTTCACAGGTTCCCTTAAGATAGCAAGAGAAGGTCCACCTAGGAGAGTGGGGAGATCTTGTAAACCAAAAGTTCCATTACTCGGGCAGCTTCACGTTCCAAAATCACAACCTGCTTCACCAGCATTTATGGCTCCTCGTGTGGATACAGAGCATGGTCAAGAAGGGCAATTATGGCAAATGGTAGATCCAATACAGTCAGGTCCGTCCAGGTCTTTCACTTCAACTGCATCACATGCCAGGCATAGCCGTCCATTAGAAGAACCTACTCATAAAGCTTACGTCCAGCGGCCAACTCAGGTTTCTATAAAGCAAGCGGATGAGCCTCCTAAAAAGGAGAAGAAACCTCAAAAGCCAGGCAAATATATTTGCCAATATTGCAGCCGACCGTGTGCCAAGCCGAGTGTTTTACAAAAGCATATCAGATCTCATACTGGGGAGCGGCCATATCCCTGTGTCCCCTGTgggttttcatttaagacaaaaagCAATCTCTATAAGCATAGGAAGTCTCATGCACACCGGATCAAAGCAGGGCTTGCATCAGAAATTAGTGTAGAGACTTATCCATCCAACCTTGAGATGGAAAGGCTTGGAGAAGAAATTGATGATCCATCAGAAGGAGAAAGCACAGACTCTGAGGATGAGACAAGCACAATGTCAAACTTAGTGGAATTGTCTCCACAACAAAAGCATCACTTGTCAACATGTGCTACAAAAGTTGTGTCAAGATACCAAGGTGCAGCCCATGATCTTTTTTCTTTGTCCCAACAACACATATCCCAAACGTCTGCAGAGAGTCTAACATGTACTGAACCATCATCTGAACTCATCCAAAAATCAGAAGATACTCACAGTATAAAGCAGAAGCTGGCACTTAGGTTAAGTGAAAGAAAAAAAGCTAGTGAGGAGCAGACATTTCTCAGTCCAGGGAGTAAAGGAAGTACTGAATCAGGTTATTTTTCACGCTCTGAGAGTGCAGAGCAGCAAATAAGTCCTCCCAATACTAATGCGAAGTCATATGCTGAAATTATTCTCGGTAAATGTGGAAGGATTGGGCAAAGAACCGCAATGCTAGCCAGTCCTCCTCTTTTAGGTGCTTCAGAGGAAAAAACTACTGTGTCATCAATGTCTGTACCTAGGACACAGGTAATTGAGCATATTACCAAACTCATTACAATTAACGAGGCTGTAGTAGATACTAGTGAGATTGACAGTGTTAAACCAAGGAGAAGTTCATTGTCTAGAAGAAGCAGCATTGAGTCTCCTAAAGGAACTTTGTATCGAGATTCTTTCCAATTTGATACTAAATCCCCAGGCTTCATTTCCCAACAAGATACCAAGTCCTTTTCTGAAAAGACAAAAGCAGAACATTCATTCTCTTCCCTTAAGCAATCCCACAGTTCCACAGACACAGTGCCTCTTCTTCGAAGCCACTCAATGCCTTCCTCAGCATCCACTGCAAGTTCCCCACATCCATTTAGAGCTAGTTATTCATTTGATGATCAAATTGTGGATTCAGAAGCTTTGAGCCACACTCATACGATCTCTTCACACCCACGCCTGCTTAAGAGACAACCAGCAATAGAGCTACCTATAGGAATGGACTACACTTTAGAAGATAGTTTAACAGGGAAAGACACATCTTTGAAAACATCTGAAGAAGTGGAAGAGAAAGAAAGTGAAGTTCCCAAAAAGTCAAAAAAAGGGGGTAGGGTAAAGGGTTTAAACTATGAATGTAACATTTGTGGTGCTCGATACAAGAAAAGGGGTAACTATGAAACTCACAAGAAATACTACTGCTCGGAACTACATATTTTAACACCTCCATCTTTGAGCTCTCAAAGTTCTGTAGAAATTAGAAAAGAACTTTCAGAACAGGAAGAATGGCCTCAAGTGCTTAGTTACAAGTTAGGACCAAGTCTGGAGTTATCGACCTTGCGAAAACGACGGAAAGAAAAGAGTCTCGGAGATGACGAAGAGCCCCAAGTGGCTGATTGGTCTGAGTATCCAACATCTGCCACAGCACTAGAATCGCACTTTGCCACTTCCAGTACATCCATGACTTTGTGTACTGATGCCACTAAGCAGTTTGATGTTCGAAGTGAATCTATATCCATGTCAGATGTAGACAATAAAGAAAAGACTGTGATCTCTAAGGAAATTTCTGTTATCCAGCATACTAGCTCATTTGAAAAATCTGAGTCTATTGAAAAGAAGAGTAGTCTTGATGAGGAAGATTTGACTCCAGCACGAATTTCTGTAAGGCCGCACCCTCAGTCATCTCATCCTTTACAACCTAAGTTAGTCCGCCAGCACAACATTCAGGTACCAGAAATTTTAGTCACTGAAGAACCAGATAAGCCAGAGGTAGACATTGAAGATCCTCCAAAAGAACAGGAGAAAGTAGAAGAGTTCCATTGGCCACAAAGGAGTGAAACACTTGCACAGCTCCCTGCTGAAAAGCTCCCACCAAAAAAGAAGAGGTTACGCTTAGCAGAAATGGCACAGTCGTCTGGAGATTCCATCTTTGAATCAATGTCCCTTACCCGTAGTCCAAGTCAGGACAGCAGTCTTTCACATGCCTCCAGTCATTCTGTCTCATTTGATAGAGAGGAGGGTTCTAAATCTGAAGTATTGGGTCTGTTATCAGAGGGTAGCACTAAGACACTTGGCCATCACATGCTCACTGTCCCTTCGCACCATCACCATATGAGAGAAATGAGGAGATCTGCATCTGAGCAGACACCAAATATTTCTCACACACCACAGGTTTCAGAAAATCGAAGCAAATCATTTGATTATGGCAATTTAACATCTTCAACTTCAATGCCAACAGCTCAGGAGCGAAGGAAGTGCTTCTCACTTCGACAAACTTCTTTATGCAGACATGTTGAACTTGAACCTGAACTATCACCACATGATTGGAAAGAATTGGATAAACCGTCTACTTCAAGTCAAGTACTAGGCATGGGTTCTCATGAACAATCTTCTAGAATTTCCACTGAAGAGCAGCAAAGTTCTCCATCCCAAACACCACAAAATCAAAGACCAGTTCATTCTGATGAAACAGAAAATAGCTATTTATCACAACAATTATCAATTTTTCCAATACAACCATTACTGCAACGGTTACCCTCTCAAATTATGAGCAATATATCTGCTCCATTTTCTCTACAACCAATTTCACATTCTGTATTTCATACTCCACCAATTCCTTTACAGAAAGCGCTATTGCACCCCGACCATCTTCAAATACCCCAGCATTTAACCTCTCATACTTTGGAAATTCCTTTTAGACCTCACTCTCCATTTCTACACATACCTTACTCAGCATCCTCATCATTGCCCCACACGTTCTTTATGCCTATACAACCACAATTTGGTCTTCCAGTGTCTGCACAGGTTGGTTGCCATTATCCACAAATTAAGCCAGAGATCTCCCCTCCCTTATGTGTAGCCAACCTTCCACCTTCCAAAAATTATTTTTCTGAGAGCATCTATCCCCCATCCCACAGCCCTGTGGGTTTGGAACCTTCTGCCCAAGTGACCGTTTCACATGCAGAACCTGTTGTATCATTAGTTGTTCCAGTCAGAATACAGACTCATATGCCTTCATATGGTAATGCTATGTACACCACATTGTCTCATATGCTTGTTACGCCATCACTCTGCAGTCCATCATCCCTTGTCATACATAAAATCAGTGATGTGCGATCCAAGGGTAATCATGGCTTTGACCTGCCTAGTATCTTGCCAAAAGACAATAGCATAGTGAGTGAAATACCTTACTTATATGTGCCATTTCCAAAAACCAACTCAAGCAGCTGCATTCCACTTACTTCTGTTGAGAGTGTCTTGGGCTTTGATGGAAGTTCTTCAACTGTTGGGGGCAGTAAGCGTATGTTATCCCCTGCTGGAAGCTTGGAACTcacaatggagacacaacagcagaAAAGAGTGAAAGAAGAAGATGATCCAGATGACAGAGTTTACAAGCCACAGTCAGTGCTGGATCATAGCAGATCACCAAACATAACTGCTCTCATTTCCACACCACAAAACAGATCAGAGTTGCTAACACCACCAACCCCTACTATTCTTGAACCATTAACAGTGCAAGAAGGACCTAAAATTCAGTTAGTTCCAACTACTCTGGGTCAATCGCACTTACAGGAAGAACACATAAAAGAAGATACTGGCATTAAAGAAGAAAAAGATGATAAAGGTTTGCTTGTTTCTGCTTCATCTGGTACAACACCAATCCATGCAACAGGCTCCCATGAGGAAGCAGAAGCTAAAAAGGTCCCAGCATTTCCAACTCTACACACAACCACTAATGTCAGTTGGTGCTACCTGAACTATGTAAAGCCAAATCACATGCAGCAAAATGACCGAAGAGCTTCTGTATACTCCAGCTGGTGTATTAGTTTATATAACCCAAATCTTCCTGGAATTACAACCAGGGTGGCAATATCTCTTTTGAGGTCAAAGCAGAAAATTAGctcagaaatttataccattgccAACGCTCCGCAACCGGATTCAAGCATGGCACCCTCCCGAACTGGGAAACCCAAAATGACAGAGGTAAGGAATGCTTATTTTAGAGTTAACTTTTTTATTCAATAAACcagaaatttttgtaaaaaaatattcttAAGATCTATTTTGTACTGTTCTTTCTATTAAACATTAGATCATTTTTTAAAAGGATGTTATGCTAATTCCTGATTCACTATGTGCTACACTGAAGAATGTTTGATGGATTTTATCAGATAACTCTTAAATATATTAGGTTATGAGGGATTAGATTTTTATAAAGTGATGACCTTTCTTTTATGTATGAATTTCTAGAAGTACTGTATATAAGTGACCACCCACCCTAGGAGGTCCCGCACTCTAATAAATGTCATAAGACCCCCGATTGAGCTGATTCTTTTGAGCATAATATGAATGGTAAAATATGTCTGCCTGTATGAGGTCATAGAtttatagataccgtatatactcgagtataagccgacccgagtataagccgagacccctaattctgCAACAAAAAActcggaaaacttaatgactcgagtataagcctagggtggaaaatgcagcagctaccggtaaatgtcaaaaatacaaacagataccaataaaagtaaaattattgagacatcagtaggttaagtgtttttgaatatccatattgaatcaggagccccatataatgctccataaagtttatgatgggccccataagatgctccatattaaaatatgccccatataatgctgcacaaatgcggattatggccctataagatgcaccataaagatatttgccccatataaagctccacaaatgttgattatggccccataagatgctccatatagacatttgccccataaaatgctccacaaaCATTGTTGATCgccccatatgatgttccatacagtcatttgccccatgtaatgctccacaaacgttgcttatggcctcataagatgctccatacagtcatttgccccatgtaatgctccacaaactttgcctatggccccataagatgctccatacagtcatttgccccatacaatgctccacatatgttgcttatggccccataagatgctccatatagtcatttgccccatgtattgctccacaaacgttgcttatggctccataagatgctccatgtactgtagacatttgctccatatgctgttgctgcgataaaaaaaaaaatcaaaaaaaaaaatcacatactcgcctcttgtCGCTCAGACCCCCGGTACTTGCTATTTTCACCTGCTTCCCGTTCTACCGCCGCCGCTGCGTTCCCCGTCCTCTGcaatgactgttcaggcagagggcggcgcacacgcaGCAGCAGCCGGCGGCagtggaacagggagcaggtgaatatcgcgcactgcgttatactcacctgctcctggcgcggtgtccctggttccccggcgccagcagcttcttcctgtagtgagggttcatatggtaccgctcattacagtaatgaatatgtggctccacccctatgggagtggagtggggtccatattcattactgtaatgagccatACTGTGTGACCGCTCACTataggaggaagctgccggcgctggggaaccagggacaccgcgccaggagcaggtgagtattattacacggcTGCtgatccccctcccctgccgacccctgggaatgactcgagtaaaaATAGGCTGAaattttcggcttatactcgagtatataagcggTAGATAAAAAGGCTTCTGTCAGGCACTTGAACTGATCTGCCAGTACAGGGCTGGTGAAGGGATTTATTGCACCAACGATAGGATCAAATGAAAAGCCCCTGCTTATTGTGCACCTGACTGACGTCTCCGCTTCGGCCTTCCCACTCTAAACAAATTCAGTCAAATAAGTAGAAATATGAAACCGGAACATTATTTACTTCTGATTGTATTTCCTGTGTGTATGTGGATAGATTAAGCTTAACATGCTTTGAACtgctttagggcagtcccacacgtccagataattccggtaccggaattatccgtgtccgtgtgcccgcgcgtttctgtggcacatcagtgtggcacacgtgcggcacacatgtgccgactgggtaccacacgcaccgtgcaggagacagcgctagagataagcgctgtccccccacgtggtgctgaagccgccattcatatcttctctgcagcagcgtttgctgtagagaagatatgaataatcctttttttttttttgtttctcgtgtttaacataaagatccatgtctccacccccctcccaccccctgtgcgcccgcccgctgttattaaaatactcacccggcacccttgctggcgctgcttcctgtcctggccgcaccttctactgtatgagcggtcacgttgggccgcccattacagtaatgaatatgcggctccacctcccatagggacatggatctttatgttaaacacgagaaacaaaaaaaaaaaggattattcatatcttcgctacagcaaacactgctgcagagaagatatgaatggcggcttcagcaccacgtggagggacagcgcttactgtagcgctgtctcctgcacgcacacggactgcacatggacaacgtccgtgtgcggtacgtgttttacacggacccattgactttaatgggtccgtgtaatccgtgcgctcccacgaccactgacatgtctccgtgtttggcacacggagacacggtccgcaaaaaatcaatgacatctgcacagatgcattgatttcaatgtgtctacgtgtgtcagtagctccggtacgtgaggaaactgtcacctcacgtaccggagccactgacgtgtgaaaccggccgtaGCCAGTTGGTTTAGCAGTCCTGTTTATGACAATTTTAGTGCTTCAGATAGCTGAACATTTGATCTATTTTTCTTTTTAAAGTGTTattaaatacagtgggggaaatatggtaagtatttgatcccttgctgattttgtaagtttgcccactgacaaagacatggacagtctataattttaagggtaggttaattttaacattgcgagatagaatatcaaaaataaaatccagaaaatcacattgtataaattatataaatttatttgcattttgcagtgagaaataagtatttgatcctctaccaaccattaaaagttctggctcctacagaccagttagacgctcctaatcaactcgttacctgcattaaagacagctatcttacatacttactgtcacgctcgcgcccagactggttggcgcgggggtgtggccccactggtccACAGacgaaacttccctggaaggggcgtaactaagtagcttcctaggtgtttgctggagcctctgatggtgagaccagacttgtgcaataggaagctaccaggtaccactccagggtggtgtctggctgtggctgctgatcccaccagggaacggaacatagacaggcaagcgggtacggctggcactctagcagacaggcgggcacggctgggacacaggcagacagactggtacaacagagacactggcaggcaggcgggcacagccggctctctggtaggcaggcaggtacggctggctctctggcaggacaggcggacaaggctggtacactggaagaaccggtagggaccggtctgcagacaggtatgtaaaacaggtaagaacctgttcagacaggaggacttaagaaaaggtagaggaagatcgcaagagcggatgcagagcgaaagcacagaagctagagccaataacagagatgccggaggcggagccaagagctggaggcggagccaagaacgggagaagtagaaccgcaaagagcggagccaggtagaaccgcaaggagcggagccgcagagcgaagctacagagtgcagagcaaggtcaaattgcagagcaaagttactgagagcagagctagagctaagccacagaatgcagagctgagtgcagagcaagacacagagtgcagagctgagagtaaagccactgagtgcagagctgagagcagagcaaagtcagagtgcagagcaagacacagagtgcagagctgacagcAAAGCCACAGaatgcagagctgagtgcagagcaagacacagagtgcagagctgagagtaaagccactgagtgcagagctgagagcagaacaaagtcagagtgcagagcaagacacagagtgcagagctgacagcaaagccacagagtgcagagcaaggtaacagaatacagagcaaggagcaaagcaaggtcgcagagagcggagccgaaagcggagcaaagcaagacacagaacaCACAGGAGGGAAAGGAaatcaagacagggatataaacgaacACAGGAACATGACTAGacttaagacagagtcaggaacgagacaaagcacagagacatggacacaagccagggaacgaagccccgctgggtggctacacaaggacataggccagggtacaaagccccactgggtggctgcacaggacacagaccagggtacaatgccccctgggtggcggaacacaagagtcacagagacatggcctggcacttcagcagctaagaagtgactgaaggagtaagttgcacaggcccccaccaatgggtggggatgtcttaaaaaaaggaagcctcatggcgattggccagggacaccttagcaaggtgcacacag
The Ranitomeya imitator isolate aRanImi1 chromosome 3, aRanImi1.pri, whole genome shotgun sequence genome window above contains:
- the HIVEP3 gene encoding transcription factor HIVEP3 isoform X3, which translates into the protein MEPEKGQKSTRKLEEGVRKRPNKGDEVQGTVSSAEDYKVGGQEELPHSRPFTGSLKIAREGPPRRVGRSCKPKVPLLGQLHVPKSQPASPAFMAPRVDTEHGQEGQLWQMVDPIQSGPSRSFTSTASHARHSRPLEEPTHKAYVQRPTQVSIKQADEPPKKEKKPQKPGKYICQYCSRPCAKPSVLQKHIRSHTGERPYPCVPCGFSFKTKSNLYKHRKSHAHRIKAGLASEISVETYPSNLEMERLGEEIDDPSEGESTDSEDETSTMSNLVELSPQQKHHLSTCATKVVSRYQGAAHDLFSLSQQHISQTSAESLTCTEPSSELIQKSEDTHSIKQKLALRLSERKKASEEQTFLSPGSKGSTESGYFSRSESAEQQISPPNTNAKSYAEIILGKCGRIGQRTAMLASPPLLGASEEKTTVSSMSVPRTQVIEHITKLITINEAVVDTSEIDSVKPRRSSLSRRSSIESPKGTLYRDSFQFDTKSPGFISQQDTKSFSEKTKAEHSFSSLKQSHSSTDTVPLLRSHSMPSSASTASSPHPFRASYSFDDQIVDSEALSHTHTISSHPRLLKRQPAIELPIGMDYTLEDSLTGKDTSLKTSEEVEEKESEVPKKSKKGGRVKGLNYECNICGARYKKRGNYETHKKYYCSELHILTPPSLSSQSSVEIRKELSEQEEWPQVLSYKLGPSLELSTLRKRRKEKSLGDDEEPQVADWSEYPTSATALESHFATSSTSMTLCTDATKQFDVRSESISMSDVDNKEKTVISKEISVIQHTSSFEKSESIEKKSSLDEEDLTPARISVRPHPQSSHPLQPKLVRQHNIQVPEILVTEEPDKPEVDIEDPPKEQEKVEEFHWPQRSETLAQLPAEKLPPKKKRLRLAEMAQSSGDSIFESMSLTRSPSQDSSLSHASSHSVSFDREEGSKSEVLGLLSEGSTKTLGHHMLTVPSHHHHMREMRRSASEQTPNISHTPQVSENRSKSFDYGNLTSSTSMPTAQERRKCFSLRQTSLCRHVELEPELSPHDWKELDKPSTSSQVLGMGSHEQSSRISTEEQQSSPSQTPQNQRPVHSDETENSYLSQQLSIFPIQPLLQRLPSQIMSNISAPFSLQPISHSVFHTPPIPLQKALLHPDHLQIPQHLTSHTLEIPFRPHSPFLHIPYSASSSLPHTFFMPIQPQFGLPVSAQVGCHYPQIKPEISPPLCVANLPPSKNYFSESIYPPSHSPVGLEPSAQVTVSHAEPVVSLVVPVRIQTHMPSYGNAMYTTLSHMLVTPSLCSPSSLVIHKISDVRSKGNHGFDLPSILPKDNSIVSEIPYLYVPFPKTNSSSCIPLTSVESVLGFDGSSSTVGGSKRMLSPAGSLELTMETQQQKRVKEEDDPDDRVYKPQSVLDHSRSPNITALISTPQNRSELLTPPTPTILEPLTVQEGPKIQLVPTTLGQSHLQEEHIKEDTGIKEEKDDKGLLVSASSGTTPIHATGSHEEAEAKKVPAFPTLHTTTNVSWCYLNYVKPNHMQQNDRRASVYSSWCISLYNPNLPGITTRVAISLLRSKQKISSEIYTIANAPQPDSSMAPSRTGKPKMTEAHIPNQAQETSITSKDEEKRVKSEDPGPAAKRGEPSRVRIFEGGYKSNEEYVYVRGRGRGKYVCEECGIRCKKPSMLKKHIRTHTDHRPYVCKHCNFAFKTKGNLTKHMKSKAHSKKCQELGLIPPSLADQDAEEGTSEERWLESDVVEEHQFSDLEDSDDEEDSDGDEEEDEDEDESQEEKNTDLSPSSVASYSPNEPRQNPDNTDTTSVSQFSSQFQTSEFSGKDSQALMVSNQRVSQELVPHRQWSPGKDLGSSQAGPSRRHHLQKRESSPKCFSPTGCTSPRRGMSPCQRLPSAREVSPLRCVSPQQLSPHRSLSPRAYMSPEHGSSPPVRHLSPSSEVTSLLYAAFRGGLASPPQYPSPGREESNLTRINAQTHLKAQHGIFQSRAQPHGTSEHLEMSETKKLGPSVFPAQQRTFSSPLTLHTLPRSGENLYTHLPLHSQHLQRTPYPMIPIGGIQMVQARPSPQYSLVGPMLSELHVEGPYKEPLQGRSEQLRTTRREEEDRVMSPPSTAQQSSPTPSTYCQTACTSSPPPRTPHSLTGSQKEENVEGEG
- the HIVEP3 gene encoding transcription factor HIVEP3 isoform X2, whose amino-acid sequence is MEPEKGQKSTRKLEEGVRKRPNKGDEVQGTVSSAEDYKVGGQEELPHSRPFTGSLKIAREGPPRRVGRSCKPKVPLLGQLHVPKSQPASPAFMAPRVDTEHGQEGQLWQMVDPIQSGPSRSFTSTASHARHSRPLEEPTHKAYVQRPTQVSIKQADEPPKKEKKPQKPGKYICQYCSRPCAKPSVLQKHIRSHTGERPYPCVPCGFSFKTKSNLYKHRKSHAHRIKAGLASEISVETYPSNLEMERLGEEIDDPSEGESTDSEDETSTMSNLVELSPQQKHHLSTCATKVVSRYQGAAHDLFSLSQQHISQTSAESLTCTEPSSELIQKSEDTHSIKQKLALRLSERKKASEEQTFLSPGSKGSTESGYFSRSESAEQQISPPNTNAKSYAEIILGKCGRIGQRTAMLASPPLLGASEEKTTVSSMSVPRTQVIEHITKLITINEAVVDTSEIDSVKPRRSSLSRRSSIESPKGTLYRDSFQFDTKSPGFISQQDTKSFSEKTKAEHSFSSLKQSHSSTDTVPLLRSHSMPSSASTASSPHPFRASYSFDDQIVDSEALSHTHTISSHPRLLKRQPAIELPIGMDYTLEDSLTGKDTSLKTSEEVEEKESEVPKKSKKGGRVKGLNYECNICGARYKKRGNYETHKKYYCSELHILTPPSLSSQSSVEIRKELSEQEEWPQVLSYKLGPSLELSTLRKRRKEKSLGDDEEPQVADWSEYPTSATALESHFATSSTSMTLCTDATKQFDVRSESISMSDVDNKEKTVISKEISVIQHTSSFEKSESIEKKSSLDEEDLTPARISVRPHPQSSHPLQPKLVRQHNIQVPEILVTEEPDKPEVDIEDPPKEQEKVEEFHWPQRSETLAQLPAEKLPPKKKRLRLAEMAQSSGDSIFESMSLTRSPSQDSSLSHASSHSVSFDREEGSKSEVLGLLSEGSTKTLGHHMLTVPSHHHHMREMRRSASEQTPNISHTPQVSENRSKSFDYGNLTSSTSMPTAQERRKCFSLRQTSLCRHVELEPELSPHDWKELDKPSTSSQVLGMGSHEQSSRISTEEQQSSPSQTPQNQRPVHSDETENSYLSQQLSIFPIQPLLQRLPSQIMSNISAPFSLQPISHSVFHTPPIPLQKALLHPDHLQIPQHLTSHTLEIPFRPHSPFLHIPYSASSSLPHTFFMPIQPQFGLPVSAQVGCHYPQIKPEISPPLCVANLPPSKNYFSESIYPPSHSPVGLEPSAQVTVSHAEPVVSLVVPVRIQTHMPSYGNAMYTTLSHMLVTPSLCSPSSLVIHKISDVRSKGNHGFDLPSILPKDNSIVSEIPYLYVPFPKTNSSSCIPLTSVESVLGFDGSSSTVGGSKRMLSPAGSLELTMETQQQKRVKEEDDPDDRVYKPQSVLDHSRSPNITALISTPQNRSELLTPPTPTILEPLTVQEGPKIQLVPTTLGQSHLQEEHIKEDTGIKEEKDDKGLLVSASSGTTPIHATGSHEEAEAKKVPAFPTLHTTTNVSWCYLNYVKPNHMQQNDRRASVYSSWCISLYNPNLPGITTRVAISLLRSKQKISSEIYTIANAPQPDSSMAPSRTGKPKMTEAHIPNQAQETSITSKDEEKRVKSEDPGPAAKRGEPSRVRIFEGGYKSNEEYVYVRGRGRGKYVCEECGIRCKKPSMLKKHIRTHTDHRPYVCKHCNFAFKTKGTSEERWLESDVVEEHQFSDLEDSDDEEDSDGDEEEDEDEDESQEEKNTDLSPSSVASYSPNEPRQNPDNTDTTSVSQFSSQFQTSEFSGKDSQALMVSNQRVSQELVPHRQWSPGKDLGSSQAGPSRRHHLQKRESSPKCFSPTGCTSPRRGMSPCQRLPSAREVSPLRCVSPQQLSPHRSLSPRAYMSPEHGSSPPVRHLSPSSEVTSLLYAAFRGGLASPPQYPSPGREESNLTRINAQTHLKAQHGIFQSRAQPHGTSEHLEMSETKGLENVAEMEGVLVKIANVVTDVIFETNRLDIIVREKEAAARRRILLQQRRRRRLWIHPINAQRMTRGVYSTLYMELRQNPDTFFNYVRMKQEHFDVLLEQVGDVIQRQDTHFRCSISPAERLMVTLRFLATEESLTSLHYQFRLGISTISGIVKVTCRALWDTLHQEYIPQPTMDIWLQSAEHFKKLCHFPNCLGAVDGKHIRIAKPAGSGSEYCNYKKYFSIILMAIADANCKFMAVDIGAYGRSNDSQVFKTSPMGRCLYEDSYNFPPARPLLGTTGPPMPFVCVGDEAFQFSPHLLKP